A window from Carassius gibelio isolate Cgi1373 ecotype wild population from Czech Republic chromosome B3, carGib1.2-hapl.c, whole genome shotgun sequence encodes these proteins:
- the LOC127952770 gene encoding uncharacterized protein LOC127952770, which translates to MNMRVFYKSLLSLLGFFSVQMKAETEVNIARWGTANQSTTFDEFNRDWNAQIAVDGSSSYCSRTDTESDPWWKLDLKKTYTVNRVTITNRICPTVNCEIWINGAVIRIGNDSSVLGNPECATVSSIPAGKTNSFSCPGMKGRYVTVNIPGNSKILTFCEVGVYVNYPDNLATGRTAIQSSTYGLWSAQRAIDFNPGFTNSWSACSSTDSENKPWWRVDLGYVYRVSTVVITNILLGCCPDRINGAEIRIGNSLENNGNNNPRCAVISSIPAGVSSTYTCNNMEGRYVNLFIPEDSRTLTLCEVEVYGEGPVSQEDSCEDENYE; encoded by the exons ATGAACATGAGAGTTTTCTACAAGAGTCTGTTGTCTTTACTGG GCTTTTTCTCAGTTCAGATGAAAGCAGAAACAGAAG TGAACATAGCAAGATGGGGAACAGCAAATCAGTCGACAACATTTGACGAGTTCAATCGTGACTGGAACGCCCAAATCGCTGTGGATGGGTCGAGCTCCTACTGTTCTCGTACAGACACAGAAAGTGACCCATGGTGGAAGCTGGATCTGAAGAAGACGTACACTGTGAACAGAGTGACCATCACTAACAGAATCTGTCCAACAGTGAACTGTGAAATCTGGATAAACGGGGCAGTGATTCGGATTGGAAATGATTCTTCAGTTTTAGGCAACCCAGA GTGTGCTACAGTTTCTTCTATTCCAGCAGGAAAAACCAACAGCTTCTCATGTCCTGGGATGAAGGGACGCTATGTGACTGTGAATATTCCTGGGAATTCAAAGATTCTTACTTTCTGTGAAGTGGGAGTCTATGTGAATTATCCAG ACAATCTGGCAACAGGAAGAACCGCCATACAGTCGTCAACCTATGGCCTCTGGTCTGCTCAACGTGCCATTGATTTCAATCCTGGTTTCACAAATTCATGGTCAGCGTGTTCTTCAACTGATTCTGAGAACAAGCCATGGTGGAGGGTGGATCTGGGTTATGTTTATAGAGTAAGTACAGTTGTCATCACAAACATACTACTAGGCTGCTGTCCAGACAGAATAAACGGAGCGGAGATTCGCATCGGAAACTCTTTGGAGAACAACGGCAACAACAATCCCAG ATGCGCTGTGATTTCTAGCATTCCAGCTGGTGTTTCCTCCACTTACACATGTAACAATATGGAGGGTCGATACGTGAATCTGTTCATTCCTGAAGATTCAAGGACGCTTACTCTGTGTGAGGTGGAGGTCTATGGAGAAG GTCCTGTTTCCCAAGAAGACTCCTGTGAAGATGAAAATTATGAGTAA